ACTCAGTTACCACAGCTTTCATTGCACTGTATTTTGATGAATAAGTCAATTACTCCAGTTGAACtttgccttttaatatttttccctgaATAATTACCCCTCTTACTCAGTTTGGCTCATAGGCAATGAGTCTTTGCACAATATCAAGTAATAGGAAGTAGGCTGGTCTGGGGCTGAGAGTCATTAGATAGGAGTTTTCCTCTTGATTCTGCCACTGACTTTCTAGACAACCTTGAGCAAATCTCATTACCAATTTATACCTAAAGATTTCTCACTACATAGTGTAAGTAATATGATAGAATGACTCTCCAAGGATGTTTTCAAGGATGTTTCACCATCAGTTCGTTTTTGCAAAGCATAATGAGATCCTAGAAAGACAGCTTTAAACAGGAATGTTACATTATTACAATAAccctaaaatatattttgttgcaAATTATAGACAAAAACACCCACAGAATACCTTATGAAcaccatctttttcctttttaaaaataactgttccTAATTCTTCAGAAGGGGTCCTTAACCACAGTGTTTCATGAAGTACTCTCATAACTTTCTTCAtgatattatttctttattaatacaTGATGACTAATCCTTATGCTGATTTGATACAGAATAAGGAATTAACCTGTTCATCTTTAATTTagggagaagaaggagggaagTTCAGAGAGGCTTAGTTTTTTTTATTACTCCATTCCTAAGTTTTCTCCTTCCCTGGAATACTtaaatttgctttggtttggaaAGAATAAATCTAACCACACATAATTCAGCTGACTGCTGTCAGCAGTTTCTTTCTTTGCTATTGTCtctttccttgaaaagaaaagcttctgcTTTCACTCAACATTCAGGCAGCTCATGAGATAAGGCGGAGAAGTGGTATCCTGTCTTGTATAATTGGGCATGTTTATATTGAGCTTTTAAATAGAAAGCTGGCTAAATGCTAATTGTGCttctctgtgtatttatttttttaaacaaaaaagctaaaaatacctTATGAGTGAATGTTATTCTAGTGGATTTCTATGTTTGTAtagcaagaaaaacagttttgggTTATCTAGCCCCATTTCAAAGCTAAATACATGAAGGCACAGAGATGTTAGACAATCTACTCATGGTTGTACAGGTAACCAATAACAGAGTAGAGGAAATAAACAGGGAGTTGTGAACAACTTCtccaccctcctgcccagctggtGTTTTCACCAATACACCACACTTAAAAAACTGGTTGCAGCAGAGTATCATTATGCTAAGAATGTTCTATTTAACTGACAAGATGATCATTGTCAGTGAGAAAGCACTGCTGTTTTGAAACGTGTGAGGCTCACTACATTTCCAAATTTAAACATACAGTTCTTGAAAAGGCAGTTGTTCTGGCTCCAGAGAAGTGATTATGTAGGCAGAACAGGACTAGTATTTCTGCAATTTCGTCCTTGAAGTAGTAGATTTAAAATGTTACTAATTCATACATTTTATAAAGCTGTAACTTTTTGGAAAACCCCTAACAGTACTGCTCCCTTTGAAGGATATCACCCCAACGTAAAGATCCTATCCAAGGATTTGCATAGCTCTTTAGGAGTAAATCTCAGTAACAATACTTTTGTAGAAGGATATAGATGAGCTGAGAGAAAGTCAACCCCTGGGTTTTTAAAATCTCCTCAAAGTTATACTTCAATTTAATACTGGCATGGAGTTTTACTTACCGGTgatctctccctttccttcctgtATGCACACAATAACCACCCCCAACACATACCTACATGGCAACTGGAGTGGGACACGCTAGCATACCAGAATCTACCTGCATGGACCAGCAATTGTAAGACAACTAAGGGAAGGGGGAGAGCTGTTCCAACAAATGTCACCAATGTTTTCACAAAAGGTATCATCCTAAATTGCAGCTTAGGAAAATGATACTTccaagagggaaggcagggggtGAACTGAGTAAAGTATCTTTTGCCATCTCTCTCCAAGAAGAACATGATCTATTTAACATCATACCCTGAaagtaaaaccagatttttccCACCTCCCCTCTAAATAATTATGATATTTGCCAATTTTCAGAACAGCTTGTGATCAAATCAACATGTCTAAAATGTGAAAACATAATACGCACACTTACCAAAGCTTGTTGTAGGCCTCTAGACATTCTGGTTTTACATTGTGAACTGAAACAACAACATTACGTGAGAAATGCAGGAACAGAATAAAGAAATGGTaatgttaaatataaaaatatcactCACTCTGTAGTTTATACAGACTGCTGGTCTCTCTTTTGGCTAGAAGGTTGGAGTGAGCATCTTTCCTTGGATCGACTTTGCGAACAAATAGCGATTTTAACCAACTGTCTTCACGAGGTCTGCTAGCTGAAGATACCAGCCCCCTACATATTAACAAGTACATTATACTGTCACTGAGTGTGTCTTGAAAATGCCCACAATGCAGGGAAGATAGGTACAACCAAGTTCAATGCAAACAGTATCATAACACACAGTTACATATAAGTCTGTTACTAAAACCTTCCACTGAGCCACTTCCTAGCAAGGTAAAGGCAGTTCTTTCCCTGCTGAGATTAACCCTCTCACAAACCATTTTACTAGATACAGAGCTGAGCAGTTAACCATACACTATCCACTTTTATTCTTTGTGCACATGGCAGCAAACAGGTGGATGGCTGCTTTTGCTGCCTATTTATCCTCTTTTTAATCAAGTGTCTTTGCTCAAAAAGGCTGGGTCTGTCCTGATGTACAGAGACAAGAGtgaaaaagagcaaaaccagtgTGAATAAGGAAAAACTTGTACAGTGTAAACAGGAAAGTAACTGCCATATGTTCCTATGTTGCTTAAATATAGctctaaaaaaggaaaagttaaatAGTGCATCTTTCAAGAGAAGAAATATAATGAAAGTCTAATTTGGGAAAAATTGTGAGTGGTGGGAAACAAACAGCCTGCAAATACTTCAACTCCAAATTCTGGCAACTGTACTATGTAGGGGTACAGATCCACATTCTTTGAACAGCATTCACaatcttcctttctttgaaacataagaatttcactgtctttttttatcTAATCTTTATGCAGTTTCTGCAAGTACAATTCCAAAATAATACCACTTCCTTCTACACCACAGAGTACACAAAACATTACAATTGATAactatgcttttttaaaatgatgtgTTAAAGGAATTATTCTTCTCTCTTCCAGCTGATGGAAGACCCCTCACTCACCAGAAATTGTGCAGAAGGACAAGAAAGCTGATATATTAACTGATTCTTTATAATGTATGACAGGGGACCCCAAGctcaagtgttttctttctcataagAAGCACTTCCTTCAGTTTGCCTCTTTATGATACAGGGTTTCTGCTGAAATACTAAAATACTTCTCTGACATACAAAAAACGTGGCACTGCAGCTGGAAATTTAAACCTTTTCCTGCCTCAGAAGTCAATTTTTCACCCTTAATTACTGACTAGAAGATCCAGAAGATAGCTATCAATCTTCAGCTATACAGCTGTCTTCCAGATATCAGAAGTTTGTGACAatcattcaaggaaaaaaaaaatagggaaagaaaatctCAACTTCCTTTGGGAGAAATACCTTCATGAACACGCCTGTCTGTATTACACAAAAGTAGTTCACACTAGCAGTGTTTTTCAACAATCAACCTTTTAGTCCCAATGTCTGAAAATAACATAATGAACTGGTTCACCCTCTAGAAGCaggatggaagaaaggaaaagtatttcataGCAGAGAAACAATAACAACCAGAAGAACAACTGCAGCTGAGATGACCTTCAAGGTTAAGAagtaatttgtaaatattttattggtGTATTTATTGAAAATGGTGCCGCCTTTGGCCCTAGGCAAACACACAAACATGTTACTGTGCTGAAAGCTAAGCGCTATTCCTGAGTACAAGCATTTAAAAGGGCATTCCATGATAAGGCTGTTGCTAGAATAGAGGGTACACAGCTGCCTGGAGTAGACATATCTCTGATCTCAGCTGGAGGAGGCGAGGCACAGGTGACTGCAGTTGTGTTGTCACATCTACATCAGGCACCACAGGAACACAAGCTGTCCCAGATGATAGGGGGTAAACCCCACCTAATAAATCcaagttgttttaaaaagctCCCTTAAAGTAAGCACCAATATTCAGTGGAAAACAGGACTCCAGGCGACAGAACTCAATCCCAGTCCTGCAGTCCTCATTTTTTCAACTTGGATCCATAAACTATTTGCATTTCCTCCCCTTTATTAAATGGAGTTAGAAAACTAATATTTAGAACATTCTCCTATGAGGATTATTGTTTGCAGTGAACTTTGAAGATGAAAGAGACAAATAATCATGATGATTTTTTTGTGAACCAGCTTTATCAGCAGCTGGAGTTACGGGGATAATACTGAAAAGCAAATTCTTTTGCTATTAGGAGAGTCTCATGACTTGAATGTTAAACTGCACCTAAAACTGGAGGTATATTTAATTTTCAATACAATGAAATGAGTAATACTTTACATTTATGTAAAATCTTTTACCCAGCAATTTTAAGTTCATCATGAGCAATGACTAACAAATCATGACTATCCATCTAAATATATACTTATAATAAAGAACAGTAACAGCTGAAGTTTATTAAAACAGATAGTCAGTGCACCCAATCTGAGATGCTAGGGTCTTATTTTTAATCCATATCCTTAGAGAAGTCCTACACTACTGGTGTCATTCTGGACATCCATAAATCAAGAAGCCCTGAACTGACTACTGGTTCACCTGTGTGGGCAATGTGTACCCAAGATTAACTCTGGAAGAGTAGGGACTAAATTAATTTGGACTGCCAGTTGTGCGCATCAACCACAGATTAGTTCAAAACTAATCCATCATCCAAAAGATCTACTTTTAACTAACTTCTTAGCATTATGCCCCACAATATTACAACACCTGTCTCAAGTAAAACAGATATTGGATCCAAATTGTTCCAAACCCCAAATACCACTAACGAAAATGTGAATATACACATAGAATGAATGTAGACACACTACATGGAATTACCACCACActtcacaattttttattttctgggaacAGTACTGATTAAAGAGAGTTTTCATGCAATCTTTTAAGGCACTGCTTGACTTTGCTAGCAAGTTCTTATCCTACAAATGTTAACAATGGGCTTAGCTTTCTTGCTACAAAGATTGGGCTATGAACACAAAAGTGTAACACTGAAGAGCTTGCTTATATTAGATTAAAAACAATGGTGAAAACACTTCTATCCCACTTAGCTTCTGCTTTAGCACAAAATATAAACTGGGTGGGAGATATCAGGTCAAGTATTTAGATTTTGTAGTAACCCATGTCTgcctggaagagaaagaaaaacaacttgtcTATAATTGACACTTTTTGATCTGTTGGCTAAACAAGTTTatttgaaactagaaaaaaaaaaccaaaacatgcacATAAAATCTCACAACATATACTCTCCAAAACTTCCCCCATTCCTGTTTTAAACAGCTGCTTGCAGTGATGCCTTTAGTCTTGCACAGGGGCTGCCGCCCATTCTGAGGCTTAAGACAGCAGCTTTCCCCGTTtcaaagaaagggaggaaaaaatgtgtGTAGACCCATCCCAGCTTGACCGCTTCTGTGTCTCCAACAGCCAGGGAGCATGTGTCTGCTTCCTATACTCAAGACACATGTGTGCACATCTGTGCCCTGAGAGctgtgtacgtgtgtgtgcacCCTTCCCACCCAGGAGGTGCATGCATGTGCCTGACCTTTCACAGATCAGACATGTAGGCATGCAAATGTCTGCACCCCAAAACTTGATGGATGTGTCTGTGCATGCGCCAACATTgtctgcatgtgcacacacatccCAGCTCCTAAGGGAAGTATGAATCCATGTGTCCTGACACCCAAGGGGTGCACATAGATGCTGGGTCCATGTGTAGCTGTGCATTGCTCAGGCACGAAGACGCTGGTGTGCGCAGCCATGCACCCTAGCACCGGGGGAAACATGGATGTTGGGTAGGGGTGCAACCTGGCACCGTGACCGTGGAGTGGTTGTGTGTCCTGGACACCAAGGGCTGGTGTTGTGTGTGCAGCCACACACCCCAACACCAGACATGAGATGCAGGGTGACCGTGCACCTTGTTGCCTGGCGGAGCTGGGATGCGGAGTAGCTGTACACCCTGATTCTGGAGGGATATTTGGGTGCAGAGCATCCATATACCCCAAAACAAGAAATACACGTGTGCAGGGTGACAGTGCAGCCCGACACCCGGCGATACGTGGCCGTGGGGTGCCTGTGCACCCTGTTGCCTGCAGTGGCGGGGAGTCCCTGCAGCCTGACCCCGGGCGATAGGCAGCGGGGGGTGGCGAGCACCCCGTCCCCGGCGGCTCAGGGCAGGGGTGCGGCGCGGCGGGTCAGCGGCGCGGCCATCATCCCCACCCACGGGCGGacttgggggagggaggggaaggggctggccTTGGGGCCCATGACCTTGAAGGACACCCCGAGCCGGTCGCACTCCCCGCCCCACGGGAGGGCCGCGGGCCCGGCCCGTCAGCTGCCCGGGCGAGCGGGGCGCCATTTCCAGTCagaaaaagcggggggggggggggggcaggggggggggaggtctacgcggcggggcgaggggaggcGCGAGCGGCGTCGGCTGCGTCTCCAGCCTCCCTCGGCGGCCCTCTCCCGCCCGCCTCACCCCCTCAGGGCTCAcctgagggccaggccgccgccgggcgggagACCCGGCACGGCGCTGGCTCCCGCCAGGCTCCGCCGCAGCAGCACTCGCGCCGCCATCTTGCTCCGGCCGCCTCCCTCCTGGGCCGGGCgaggaggggggtgggggtggggtggggggcgcCGAGCGTTGCAGCGCCGCCGCCGGACGCGAGGGGCGcaccgccgccggcggggcgggggtccTCCGGCCACGCCCCCCCGGAGGGGGGAAAGCCACAGGTGCGCATGCGCACACTGCTCTAAGCCAGGGTGCCTACTCCGGCAGCTGAGCTCGTGGGGCAACCTCGGCCCTGGTTTGGGATCTCGTCTGAAAAACACTAAGAAAGAGGCCAGGCGGTTTTTTGAATCATTTGCAAGACCTTGTTTCTTATTCCCCAAATAAATTTTTCACCCACACGCAgttgaaatgttttcttcacGCTGTTCCAGCTACAGTAGTATTTAATTTGGCTAAACTGGTGGTGCATGCTTCCATCCTTAAGCATGCTACCCACATTAAGCATCAAATCCTTAAATAACTTTAAGAATAAACTTATAATTAGGCTAATAGTTAAAGGACAGTTCGAAAAGCAACTAGCCAATAAACATAGAAAACAAGTTAATGAGCAAACCTTGTCTTTCTACATAGCACAAACAAAGTCTGTATCATTTCACTATGCCATTTCCATTGccattttgtgatttttatatCAGCACCCTGTGAAAGTAAGTCAGAGGCTAGCAGGTGCAATGTTCCTGGTGCCTCTTTAAAAACCAGTTTAACATACAATTGTcatcattcttttaaaaacaagttacacTTCAGACGATGTACATTTAATCCCATTTTGATCTGACAGCATGTTGAGTTCTTGAGCAACCCTCCAAGAGCCTCCctgtaaactgaaaaaaactgacAACCTTCTGCCATGAATCAGTCTTAGAAAAAATACGACATTTTCACAGCTACTcaagaaaaatcacaggaaacACTGGGAAAGATGATTTACTTCCCCAATTAGATGTACATGTAACTCATTAACCAAACAGGgaactttttctatttcttgtaaACATTCTATGTCTAGTTATTAGAACACTCATATCCCAAGTACTGAGGGTCAAGTTCCTTTACTGCCTGCTGGGATACAACTTGAGTGTATCTCCTACAGCCCAGGGCCATGTTCTAGCCTGGGTCTGATTTCTCTCAATCTCTGCTAGGGATGAAGTTTCACATTTTACACTCACTCGAGCAGGAGTCAGAGCCCAGGTTTCCTTCCACTTCAATGAGGGCCTTAATCAGCCAGCTACAGTTACTAAGTAATTTACATAAACCTAAACCACTTCAACAAACATATCAACAAAAATAACCTACAGCGATATGTTTAAGACACTTCCTCAAAGTCAGAGACCCTGTTCACATTTATTGATTTACACAGAGACATTTGAATCAACATGTCTTGACATCCCAGCTTATTGATCTGACATGCAGGACAGTACTTGAGGACTAGCATTCAAAGAGCAGTATTTTTTGGTTTGAAGCACTGAAGAAAATGTAAGTCATTCTTCCCAGCCCAAATAATTTGCTGAGTTCAACTGGACTTCATTAGCAATTTGCACGCAGCTGAAACTGATTTTGTGCAGGTGAAGGAAGTTAAAGGGCAAGTGATTTACACCACTCTGACAACAGAAGAGAACACAACTTCTAACTTACTAGTGTAAGCTGGCTCAGCTTCTTAAAGTAAGATATTTTAGGTCAGAGGAACTCTGTTCAGATACAGCTTGTTTAGCTTCTGATCTTAAACCAAGACCCATGACATAGGTAGACACTTCAAAAAGGATTTCTCATAGCTTTAATATACCACTCTCCCCTCCATACAGGGACATGGAACACATGGAACACACCCACAAATGCTGGGGTTTGAGGCAGATGCCCCTTTAGATCTGAATGAAAAGTCAGcaacacaaggctgctgtaacaGCTGCACACTCTTAGTTTGGTTTATGTCCTGGAAGACAGGACACAAGATTCCCAGAGCTGTAGCAGGATAAAGTGATCTTTAATCATTAACTGCTATGGCCTTCTAGTTTCATATTAAAGTACACAGCAAATCAGTACCTGTATCTCTCCCCAAATGTGTTTTAATTAGCTTTTCTGATGAGACTAAATCTAACCATCTTTACTTCTACTTTTTTGGCTTTATATTCTCATCAGCTTCTATTTCCTGCTGGCAGTTCAGAGATCCATCTCTCCCACAACTAAATACTTCCTTCATACAGGTTACAAAGGCAACCATGCTGAAGCTACCCAAAGTTTTTATTCTCACCTTACTGCCATTATAAAGGCAAGTGGCTGTGTTTTTGTTAAGAGATTTTGGAAGTTAGAAGATACTGCAATGTGGTATGAGCAACTGTAAGAGGAAATAAGGACACATGCAGGTCGCTGGTTTTAAAATTCTACACTTCCTTTCAAAAGGTTTAATAGCAATAGCTTAAGTAATCCTACAAACCACAAAAGACTGTCTGAAATACAGATCAAATAATGTAATGACCCTCCCACCAAACTTAAACATTATACAATTATATTCTTGTCTCTCTCAACCCAGAAGAGTCATTCCAAGCAAGAAGCTGGCTTTTGAAACTGTCAAGGCTTGGGGAAAACTACATGCAACAAAATGAAGTGTTAATACTAAACTCacattctttgtattttcatttaaagatttGAGGTGCCTATCAATCTGTAACATCTGTTCTTATAAGCAACTACTTTTACTATTTATTTTGACTACAGATTTCACTGAAACATTTAACATACAACAGCAGGGCTCCAAACATCCCTGAGAGACAAAGTGaaaagccttctgtttaaatattttctccacTATTTGTCTGTTGAACAAACTTTAAGTTCCTGAAGTTTTTCACTTAGATAGGTAGTATCTGCCTCTGTCAGATTTTCCGAATCTGACAGATTTTCAAGGAATCTGGTTCCTGCACAGGGCTTTCCTGTTATTGGATCTATGACATTTCCAACCTTGAAAACAATTTCAGCCAGTTCGTGTTTCACATGTTTGCTCCTTCGCTCAGGCAAAGCTTTCAGAAGAACAATGTCTCCAACAACACACTGCTGCAATGGATCATGGGCAAAATAGGTTTTTCGTTTGTTAAAGAActgtagaaggaaaaaaggaaaccttgGCATTagatttcaaaattaaacaatTGGCAAATACACAGTTAATATAAACCAAACTGTATTTCACTAAGGAGAAGTAAAGTCTTATCTATGTTTTTAATGAGATTCAGTTTGCATCACAAAGAGAAATGCAACTGTGCACTCTactgtttttccaaagaaaacacagcactacCCTTCCCCAACAGCCTCTCCGGTCAGGGTGCTGTTGCCAGCcaagcctgcagaaaaggagatggagaaaaaaaagccaagtacAAAAAGCTGTTCATAGCGAACACATTATTTTCACCTGTATCCACAAGCTCTTCACTTAACATAGATTCCCTTTCCTAGCATCACCACTTTCCACTGGCCTCTCTGCTCTCTAGTTCTGCTGTGTTAGCCCTTCCTCTCCTTAGGATGCTTCACATCAACACTGCTTCCAGCAAGACAGCTGCCTTGGCTCTTCCAAGCTGAATGGCTTTCCTGTGCAGTCCACGCTACAAGAACTGATATTGATTTTTACTCATCGTAATACGTCTAAAGTTGATCAGCCctgaaatcagtattttgaaGTCTGTCATTTGAGAGTTTTCTTGctcaattaattttctttcatataaaaattcagtatttattcTTACTGGAACAGCAGAATTCAGaatctttcttttaagaaataaattagcAAGTTCTTCTACTGGACAAAGCATTGGACTGCGATCCACAAGACCCGATATCTAATCCTGACTCTATCCTTAACCTCCTGATCACCAAAGGCAAGTTATTGCACCAACATGTACGACAGTTTCCCTATCTAAAAATGGAGACAATACTAATTTTAACTTCCCTGTTTGAAATGCATTGACAAGAAGTGATAAATACAAAGTTCATATAGCACATCGCAGTACAGATTCAAATACTAAGTATGCTTACAATTATGCATACAGAAAAACTGCTACAAAATTTTTGTAAAAGCAACTAATACAATGTCAAGTTTCCAAAACAAAGCACACTCCAAATCAATATGAACATTTAAATCTAAGTgtgaaacaacaaaaatgtacCTTCAAAACTGAGATCAAATGAAGTATATTAACAAAGCActtcaaagaaatacatttagCAGATATTTGGTAAGGAAGTGTCCTCACAACACACTGCCTTTAATCCTTTGCAGTCATCCCCACAGCCAAATCATTATGCAAGTTCTTTAAGGAGTTTGCATTGTAAAGAGCTATCAAAAATTCTAAGAGTCAAATCAATAAAACATTCCTCCACACAGTACAAAAATTACCATGCAAGACAAGTTCTTAACCAGCTTTTACCTTTAGTAAGTAAGGATCT
The Harpia harpyja isolate bHarHar1 chromosome 12, bHarHar1 primary haplotype, whole genome shotgun sequence genome window above contains:
- the MRPS17 gene encoding 28S ribosomal protein S17, mitochondrial, whose protein sequence is MSVPRGAVHAKWIVGKVIGTKMQKTAKVRVTRLVLDPYLLKFFNKRKTYFAHDPLQQCVVGDIVLLKALPERRSKHVKHELAEIVFKVGNVIDPITGKPCAGTRFLENLSDSENLTEADTTYLSEKLQELKVCSTDK